From Pseudofrankia saprophytica, a single genomic window includes:
- a CDS encoding diguanylate cyclase domain-containing protein, which yields MLALAALLVGRWQLGHAEHGRLANRVDLVESIANYRSQTDDPQILQTMVDGAGFTLTDPAHDAALLSAFDLTPTGNPTAAVALLDPAGRVIAARPDGAVISTAELGNAWTEALRGQPGWSSAFDLDGREVRAALAPVHAGGVPTGGAASGRDEPRAVLVSLSIDTAGERFQERLGVLANGPDTGGLSQVDRNGVAISSWSSTEVGRRIVDPARVAALRPGHAEVWQTHGADGHEQTVIAAVQRTTGYVTTFEASNAQLYGDLRNQQASRNHTLIGVLGGSVFGLVLFGAVRELGARRAHARLHHLLGNTHDVIMLVRDDSTVVFMSPSARWLLGQADAEWVKRPLLDLVHPGDRDRVAASLARLPPGETTLVNVRLRAGTGAERAPTRISDTDPETTGDAEATGGTEVTRDAEATGDAEPTGDAEHFRWFDLTAVDERGPHDLGGVVITCHEVGERKALQDRLAHQARHDPLTGLPNRATFLTHLAGALTTSAADGTRDALLFIDLDDFKPINDRHGHAAGDHVLRVVAQRIVAALRPNDLASRFGGDEFGALLRAVDPATARLIADRLATAIARPISMPAPDPPDAATAPDAAVSAYRAVRVQVSASIGIALSTPSPDGRATPADAGALLRAADQAMYEAKRSGDGPCTVSAPDTVLVTGPASAVSAARMAGTGSAATIPPSPRAGSAPASGPAAPTSRRTWPAWLRSLAPILAVAALLLGILGIGLRQEADARSIARAVALTQNRAVAAAFNDSASMILEPARLVPFVSAAPWTFTNPAVDRGILRGFAASAIGGPDTDLLLTSPDGQVLSALPAKATLPVDTRSALWRSVVAGRAQWTPVVADSAGVERVYGLEPVMRGDRTVAVLAIGRSARHGLPTVIFQSLAPLGSLELVDQNGRVGFGSDVTFIGRRVVDPATLHRLPPQGEAASVRSADPGLISFAMPTGTIPGYYTLLQRSRTVVFDDLGSSLPGLGLLLGIVAFTLIAVAAADDRRRRALRRDVDRFEALLRGAHDIVAVAAPDGRISVVGPSVTRLLDQRTTDWAGHDVGDLAHPDDAARLRAFVQTTAGRRAPSRPVTAPSPPTSGRPPPVPAAEPPGPRTLQDVRLRTADGQHRWFDVTASALTTSAGSAVSGVLLTCHDIGERKVLQDELTAAAYHDPLTGLPNRASFAQCLDAATSRGTHGAGIAPFGVLFVDLDNFKPVNDTYGHPAGDEVLEIVALRLEATVRAGDPVARLGGDEFAILVENTDEGELVELAERILAALRQPLRTHGAVLTVAATIGAALSTAYPDPVRVVRAADLAMYDAKRRGRGSVVLAKADGCLPRRPAGDQRPGDA from the coding sequence TTGCTCGCGCTCGCCGCCCTGCTGGTCGGGCGCTGGCAGCTTGGCCACGCCGAGCATGGCCGTCTCGCCAACCGGGTCGACCTCGTCGAGAGCATCGCGAACTACCGGTCGCAGACCGACGACCCGCAGATTCTCCAGACGATGGTCGACGGCGCCGGTTTCACCCTGACCGACCCGGCCCACGACGCCGCTCTGCTCTCGGCCTTCGACCTCACGCCGACGGGCAACCCGACGGCGGCCGTCGCCCTCCTGGATCCGGCCGGGCGGGTGATCGCGGCGCGTCCGGATGGCGCGGTCATCTCCACCGCCGAGCTGGGCAACGCCTGGACAGAGGCCCTGCGCGGCCAGCCCGGCTGGTCCTCGGCGTTCGACCTGGATGGCAGGGAGGTCCGGGCCGCGCTCGCCCCGGTCCACGCCGGTGGCGTCCCCACCGGGGGCGCCGCGTCCGGCAGGGACGAGCCACGGGCCGTCCTGGTCTCGCTGTCCATCGACACCGCCGGTGAGCGGTTCCAGGAGCGGCTCGGCGTGCTCGCCAACGGACCCGATACCGGCGGGCTGTCCCAGGTGGACCGCAACGGGGTCGCGATCTCCTCGTGGTCATCGACCGAGGTGGGCAGGCGCATCGTCGACCCGGCCCGGGTGGCGGCCCTGCGACCGGGCCATGCCGAGGTCTGGCAGACACATGGCGCCGACGGCCACGAGCAAACCGTCATCGCCGCCGTGCAGCGGACCACCGGCTATGTGACCACGTTCGAGGCCTCGAACGCACAGCTCTACGGGGACCTGCGCAACCAGCAGGCCAGCCGCAACCACACGCTCATCGGCGTGCTCGGCGGTTCGGTGTTCGGGCTGGTTCTCTTCGGCGCGGTCCGTGAGCTGGGAGCACGCCGGGCCCACGCCCGGCTGCACCACCTGCTCGGCAACACCCATGACGTGATCATGTTGGTCCGCGACGACTCGACCGTGGTGTTCATGAGCCCATCGGCACGATGGTTGCTCGGCCAGGCCGACGCCGAGTGGGTGAAACGTCCGCTGCTCGACCTCGTTCATCCCGGCGACCGCGATCGGGTGGCGGCGTCGCTCGCCCGCCTTCCGCCCGGCGAGACGACACTCGTCAACGTCCGATTACGCGCTGGGACCGGCGCCGAGCGCGCGCCGACCCGGATCAGCGACACCGACCCGGAGACGACAGGCGACGCCGAGGCCACCGGGGGCACCGAGGTAACCCGGGACGCCGAGGCAACGGGGGACGCCGAGCCAACCGGGGATGCCGAGCACTTCCGTTGGTTCGACCTCACCGCCGTCGACGAACGCGGCCCTCACGATCTGGGCGGCGTGGTCATCACCTGTCACGAGGTGGGCGAGCGCAAGGCCCTCCAGGACCGCCTCGCCCACCAGGCCCGGCACGACCCTCTGACCGGGCTGCCCAACCGCGCGACCTTCCTCACCCACCTCGCCGGCGCGCTCACGACGTCGGCCGCCGACGGCACCCGGGACGCGCTGCTGTTCATCGACCTCGACGACTTCAAGCCGATCAACGACAGGCACGGCCACGCCGCCGGTGACCACGTGCTGCGCGTCGTCGCCCAACGCATCGTCGCCGCCCTGCGCCCGAACGACCTCGCCAGCCGGTTCGGCGGCGACGAGTTCGGCGCGCTGCTGCGCGCGGTCGACCCGGCGACCGCGCGACTCATCGCCGACCGTCTCGCCACGGCCATCGCCCGGCCGATCAGCATGCCCGCGCCGGACCCTCCAGACGCGGCGACCGCGCCGGACGCCGCCGTGTCCGCGTACCGGGCCGTCCGCGTACAGGTGAGCGCCAGTATCGGTATCGCGCTGAGCACGCCGTCTCCCGACGGCCGCGCGACCCCCGCCGATGCCGGTGCCCTGCTGCGCGCCGCGGATCAGGCCATGTACGAGGCAAAGCGATCCGGCGACGGGCCTTGCACGGTGTCCGCGCCGGACACCGTGCTGGTCACCGGCCCAGCCTCGGCCGTCTCCGCGGCCCGCATGGCAGGCACGGGGAGTGCGGCGACCATCCCGCCGTCACCGCGGGCCGGGTCCGCGCCGGCATCGGGGCCGGCGGCGCCGACGTCCCGGCGGACCTGGCCCGCCTGGTTACGGTCCCTCGCCCCGATCCTCGCGGTCGCGGCGCTGCTGCTCGGAATCCTCGGGATCGGCCTGCGCCAGGAGGCCGACGCCCGGAGCATCGCGCGCGCCGTCGCCCTGACCCAGAACCGTGCCGTCGCGGCGGCGTTCAACGACTCCGCCTCGATGATCCTGGAGCCTGCGCGGCTGGTGCCGTTCGTCTCGGCCGCGCCGTGGACCTTCACGAATCCCGCGGTCGACCGCGGGATCCTGCGCGGGTTCGCCGCCTCCGCCATCGGCGGGCCGGACACGGATCTGCTGCTGACGTCGCCTGACGGGCAGGTTCTCTCGGCGCTGCCGGCGAAGGCGACGCTGCCGGTCGACACCCGAAGCGCCCTGTGGCGTTCGGTGGTGGCGGGCCGGGCCCAGTGGACGCCGGTGGTCGCCGACTCCGCCGGGGTCGAGCGGGTGTACGGGCTGGAGCCGGTGATGCGCGGGGACAGGACCGTCGCGGTGCTGGCCATCGGCCGCTCGGCGCGCCATGGGTTACCGACGGTGATCTTCCAGTCCCTCGCTCCGCTGGGCTCCCTGGAACTCGTCGACCAGAACGGACGCGTCGGCTTCGGCTCGGACGTCACGTTCATCGGTCGTCGCGTCGTCGACCCCGCAACGCTGCACAGGCTCCCCCCGCAGGGCGAGGCGGCCTCCGTCCGCTCGGCCGACCCGGGCCTGATCTCGTTCGCGATGCCGACGGGCACGATTCCCGGCTACTACACGCTCCTGCAACGAAGTCGGACCGTGGTCTTCGACGACCTCGGCAGCTCGCTGCCCGGGCTCGGGCTCCTGCTCGGCATCGTCGCGTTCACGCTGATCGCCGTGGCCGCCGCCGACGACCGCCGCCGGCGCGCCCTGCGCCGTGACGTCGACCGGTTCGAGGCACTGCTGCGCGGCGCCCACGACATCGTCGCCGTCGCCGCCCCAGACGGCCGGATCAGCGTGGTCGGCCCGTCCGTGACCCGCCTCCTCGACCAGCGGACCACCGACTGGGCCGGCCACGACGTCGGCGACCTGGCCCATCCGGACGACGCCGCCCGGCTGCGCGCCTTCGTCCAGACCACCGCCGGCCGGCGGGCGCCGTCGCGACCCGTCACGGCGCCGTCGCCCCCCACCTCGGGGAGACCACCGCCGGTTCCGGCGGCGGAGCCACCCGGTCCGCGGACGCTGCAGGACGTCCGGCTCCGTACCGCCGACGGCCAACACAGATGGTTCGACGTCACCGCGTCAGCGCTGACGACCTCGGCCGGCTCGGCCGTGTCCGGCGTCCTGCTGACCTGCCACGACATCGGCGAGCGCAAGGTGCTCCAGGACGAGCTGACCGCCGCCGCGTATCACGACCCGCTCACGGGTCTGCCCAACCGGGCCTCCTTCGCCCAGTGCCTCGACGCGGCCACCTCCCGGGGCACCCATGGGGCGGGCATCGCGCCGTTCGGCGTCCTGTTCGTCGACCTGGACAACTTCAAACCCGTCAACGACACCTACGGCCACCCCGCCGGTGACGAGGTTCTCGAGATCGTCGCCCTGCGGCTGGAGGCCACCGTCCGCGCGGGCGACCCCGTGGCGCGGCTCGGCGGCGACGAGTTCGCCATCCTCGTCGAGAACACGGACGAGGGCGAGCTTGTCGAGCTCGCCGAGCGGATCCTCGCCGCGCTGCGTCAGCCACTGCGGACCCACGGGGCGGTCCTGACCGTCGCGGCGACGATCGGTGCCGCGCTCTCCACCGCCTACCCCGACCCGGTGCGGGTCGTCCGCGCCGCCGACCTCGCCATGTACGACGCGAAACGTCGCGGTCGCGGGAGCGTCGTGCTCGCCAAAGCCGACGGGTGCCTCCCGCGCCGACCGGCCGGCGACCAACGACCTGGGGATGCGTAA
- a CDS encoding SAM-dependent methyltransferase — protein sequence MTDSDGAGDGSWNFESVVPAGGSVLGSDGEPIDLRTEVPHIARVYDYWLGGKTNYPADRKVAEAVMAAMPAVTESVQANRAFLRRAVHLLAAEHGVRQFLDIGTGLPASDNTHEVAQRAAPDARIVYADNDPIVLAHAHALLTSTPEGSTTYVHGDVRRPDEILAKAAEVLDFSQPIALMLIAIMHCVPEDQDPYSIVRTLADAMPPGSFLVLTHPAVATDAPSGNVPAEDLAAAYALMQEASTGSFHARTQEQIGRFFDGWDLLEPGVVLATKWRADEPESTVIWVGIGHKPA from the coding sequence GTGACCGACAGCGACGGTGCTGGAGACGGATCGTGGAACTTCGAGTCGGTGGTCCCAGCGGGCGGGTCGGTGCTCGGGTCGGACGGTGAGCCGATCGACCTGCGCACCGAGGTTCCGCACATCGCTCGGGTCTACGACTACTGGCTCGGTGGCAAGACCAACTACCCGGCCGACCGGAAGGTCGCCGAGGCGGTCATGGCGGCCATGCCCGCCGTCACCGAGAGCGTCCAGGCCAACCGCGCCTTCCTGCGCCGCGCCGTGCACCTGCTCGCCGCCGAGCACGGCGTCCGCCAGTTCCTCGACATCGGCACCGGCCTGCCCGCTTCGGACAACACCCACGAGGTCGCCCAGCGCGCCGCCCCGGACGCCCGGATCGTCTACGCGGACAACGACCCGATCGTGCTGGCACACGCGCACGCGCTGCTCACCAGCACACCCGAGGGCAGCACGACCTATGTGCATGGCGATGTCCGCCGGCCGGACGAAATCCTCGCCAAGGCCGCCGAGGTCCTCGACTTCAGCCAGCCGATCGCGCTGATGCTGATCGCGATCATGCACTGCGTACCGGAGGATCAGGACCCGTACTCGATCGTGCGCACCCTCGCCGACGCGATGCCCCCCGGCAGCTTCCTCGTCCTCACGCATCCGGCCGTCGCGACCGACGCCCCCTCGGGAAACGTCCCGGCGGAGGACCTGGCGGCGGCGTACGCCCTGATGCAGGAGGCGTCCACCGGCAGCTTCCACGCGCGGACGCAGGAACAGATCGGCCGGTTCTTCGACGGCTGGGACCTGCTCGAGCCCGGCGTCGTGCTGGCGACGAAGTGGCGCGCCGACGAGCCCGAGTCCACCGTGATCTGGGTCGGGATCGGGCACAAGCCCGCCTGA
- a CDS encoding NAD-dependent epimerase/dehydratase family protein, which produces MRVLVVGGTGPSGPHVVRGLAERGHEVTIFHRGTHEPPEARDHEHLHGDPHFRESIDEALGTRTFDAVLAMYGRVQHLAPALRGRCDQFVSVGGVPVYRGYFPRPGSRLAIPVEEDDPLVDPASDDPALRFSGRLAEAERAVFAEHPRGTVLRYPMLYGPNNARPHEWSVVRRIRDRRPFMILPDGGIQVHTRCAVRNAAAFVLAAVDRPAAAAGQVFNCGDPVSWSFRDWAQLVARLMGAELDIVALPRDVAIEATTSILPLAGTTAEHCVLSTEKARHVLGYQPAVDPVAAMAELLAWYDERPDFEPGANPSFTDRFDYATEDALVAHYRAALRRLGDAVEQRPAAPAHSMPHPQRPGLVDDRGR; this is translated from the coding sequence ATGCGCGTGCTGGTCGTCGGTGGTACCGGCCCGTCCGGCCCGCACGTGGTGCGCGGGCTCGCCGAGCGCGGCCATGAGGTCACGATCTTCCATCGCGGCACGCACGAGCCGCCCGAGGCACGCGACCACGAGCACCTGCACGGCGACCCGCACTTCCGCGAGTCCATCGACGAGGCGCTGGGCACCCGGACGTTCGACGCCGTGCTCGCCATGTACGGCCGCGTCCAGCACCTCGCGCCCGCGCTGCGCGGACGCTGCGACCAGTTCGTCAGCGTCGGGGGCGTCCCCGTCTACCGCGGCTACTTCCCCCGACCGGGCTCGAGGCTGGCCATCCCGGTCGAGGAGGACGACCCGCTCGTCGACCCGGCAAGCGACGATCCGGCGCTCCGGTTCTCCGGACGGCTGGCGGAAGCCGAGCGGGCGGTCTTCGCCGAGCACCCGCGCGGCACCGTCCTGCGCTACCCGATGCTGTACGGGCCCAACAACGCCCGGCCGCACGAGTGGTCCGTCGTCCGCCGGATCCGGGACCGGCGCCCGTTCATGATCCTCCCCGACGGCGGCATCCAGGTGCACACCCGCTGCGCCGTCCGCAACGCCGCGGCGTTCGTCCTGGCGGCGGTGGACCGCCCGGCCGCCGCGGCCGGCCAGGTCTTCAACTGCGGCGACCCGGTCAGCTGGTCGTTCCGCGACTGGGCGCAGCTGGTCGCGCGGCTGATGGGCGCGGAGCTCGACATCGTCGCGCTGCCACGCGACGTCGCCATCGAGGCGACCACCTCGATCCTGCCGCTCGCCGGCACCACCGCTGAGCACTGCGTCCTCAGCACGGAGAAGGCCCGCCACGTCCTCGGCTACCAGCCCGCGGTCGACCCGGTGGCGGCCATGGCGGAACTGCTCGCCTGGTACGACGAGCGGCCGGACTTCGAACCCGGCGCCAACCCGTCGTTCACCGACCGCTTCGACTACGCCACCGAGGATGCTCTCGTCGCCCACTACCGGGCGGCGCTGCGCCGCCTGGGCGACGCCGTCGAGCAGCGCCCCGCGGCCCCGGCCCACTCCATGCCCCACCCACAGCGACCCGGGCTGGTCGACGACCGCGGCCGGTGA
- a CDS encoding SulP family inorganic anion transporter, with protein MPDEIFAPDTRDPRESRSLASPGRRDARSRWRVDVEASLVVFLVALPLSLGIAVASGAPVASGVIAAVVGGVVAGALGGVPLQVSGPAAGLISVVATVVATYGWRAACFVTAAAGVLQVLLGASRVARGVLAISPAVVQGMLAGIGITIVVGQVHVVLGGAARSSALDNIVELGRQFGTVHIPVAAVLGLATVVLMLVWPRLPRPLASIPAPLAAVTLTTVASLASDVPRVGLPHDILGSLALPELPGGSMTGIATAVLTVTLIASIESLLSAVAVDNMHGGPRGNLDRELVAQGAANTVSGLAGGLPVTGVIVRSATNVRAGARTRASAILHGLWMAAFALLLAPLLRQIPLAVLAGLLVVIGVKLVDLAGVRVLSRHGDLATYLVTAGGVVVLNLLEGVALGVGVAVLQTLRRALVAPVHVHPPAGAGSPWRVVIEGTLAFPSLPRLARQLARLPAAAPVQLDLAVDYLDHAAYELLDSWTRARRHDGARVVINEIGTPVLSQIRAGRPPSRRLRAASATASPAATCAACSAPFAEG; from the coding sequence GTGCCTGACGAGATCTTTGCGCCCGACACGCGCGACCCGCGCGAGTCCCGATCACTGGCCAGCCCCGGCCGTCGCGACGCGCGTTCCCGCTGGCGCGTCGACGTCGAGGCGTCGCTGGTCGTCTTCCTCGTCGCGCTGCCGCTTTCACTGGGCATCGCCGTCGCCTCCGGGGCGCCGGTCGCCTCCGGCGTCATCGCCGCCGTCGTCGGGGGTGTCGTGGCGGGCGCGCTGGGCGGCGTGCCCCTGCAGGTCTCGGGCCCGGCGGCGGGCCTCATCTCCGTCGTCGCGACGGTCGTGGCCACCTATGGCTGGCGGGCCGCCTGTTTCGTGACCGCCGCCGCGGGCGTCCTGCAGGTGCTGCTCGGTGCCAGCCGGGTCGCCCGCGGCGTGCTCGCGATCTCCCCGGCCGTCGTGCAGGGGATGCTCGCGGGTATCGGGATCACGATCGTCGTCGGCCAGGTCCACGTCGTGCTCGGTGGTGCCGCGCGGTCCTCGGCGCTCGACAACATCGTCGAGCTCGGCCGCCAGTTCGGGACCGTCCACATCCCGGTGGCGGCCGTGCTCGGGCTGGCGACCGTCGTCCTGATGCTGGTGTGGCCGCGGCTGCCGCGCCCGCTCGCGAGCATTCCGGCGCCGCTCGCGGCGGTGACCCTCACGACCGTGGCGTCGCTCGCCTCCGACGTGCCCCGGGTCGGGCTGCCCCATGACATTCTCGGCTCGCTCGCGCTGCCGGAGCTGCCTGGCGGGTCGATGACGGGAATCGCGACCGCCGTCCTCACCGTCACGCTGATCGCGAGCATCGAGTCCCTGCTGTCCGCCGTCGCCGTGGACAACATGCACGGCGGTCCTCGCGGGAACCTGGACCGGGAGCTGGTCGCGCAGGGCGCCGCGAACACCGTGTCGGGGCTCGCGGGCGGGCTGCCGGTCACCGGCGTGATCGTCCGCAGCGCCACCAACGTCCGGGCCGGCGCCCGGACCCGCGCGTCGGCCATCCTGCACGGGCTGTGGATGGCCGCGTTCGCCCTGCTGCTCGCGCCGTTGCTGCGTCAGATCCCGCTCGCGGTCCTTGCCGGGCTGCTCGTCGTGATCGGCGTGAAGCTCGTAGACCTGGCCGGAGTCCGGGTCCTGTCCCGGCACGGGGACCTCGCCACCTACCTCGTCACGGCGGGCGGCGTCGTGGTCCTCAACCTCCTGGAAGGAGTGGCGCTCGGCGTGGGCGTCGCGGTGCTGCAGACGCTGCGGCGCGCGCTCGTCGCGCCCGTCCACGTGCACCCGCCGGCTGGCGCGGGCTCGCCGTGGCGGGTGGTCATCGAGGGAACGCTGGCCTTCCCGTCGCTGCCCCGGCTGGCCCGCCAGCTCGCCCGGCTGCCCGCCGCCGCGCCGGTCCAGCTCGACCTCGCGGTCGACTACCTCGACCACGCCGCCTACGAACTGCTCGACAGCTGGACCCGGGCCCGCCGCCACGACGGCGCGCGTGTCGTCATCAACGAGATCGGCACGCCCGTCCTCAGCCAGATCCGCGCGGGCCGCCCGCCGTCACGGCGGCTTCGAGCGGCCTCGGCCACCGCCAGCCCCGCCGCGACCTGCGCGGCCTGTTCAGCCCCGTTCGCGGAGGGCTAG
- a CDS encoding sulfite oxidase, which produces MIVYEEEPFNAEPPAAALADRPVTPLDTFYSRNHGPILQIDPDSWRLRVDGVVRRPLVLSLAQLRARFPERTVVATLLCAGNRRAELAAVRPIPDEVPWGPGVVSTARWTGVSLADVLASAEPWPDAAHVAFGAADVSELADPPQPFGGSVPMSKAMAGEVLLAWEMDGAPLPPAHGAPVRVVVPGYIGARSVKWVEHIHVQERPSDNYFQATAYRLLPADADPADAPGTGLSLGPLAVNAAILTPGQGQTLPPGPNRISGYAIAGDGRGVARVDVRVETPGPGRDTGTGTGPDANGASPWRQADLGPAPSPWAWRLWETTVRIPPGPVDIVARAWDTSATVQPEQPATLWNPKGYGNNAWTRVRVTGRAA; this is translated from the coding sequence ATGATCGTTTACGAGGAGGAGCCGTTCAACGCGGAGCCTCCCGCGGCGGCGCTCGCCGACAGACCGGTCACGCCTCTGGACACCTTCTACAGCCGCAACCACGGCCCGATCCTTCAGATCGACCCGGACTCGTGGCGCCTGCGGGTCGACGGAGTCGTCCGCCGTCCCCTGGTGCTCTCCCTGGCGCAGCTTCGTGCCCGTTTCCCCGAGCGGACGGTGGTGGCGACGCTGCTGTGCGCCGGCAACCGCCGGGCCGAACTGGCCGCCGTCCGCCCCATCCCCGACGAGGTCCCGTGGGGACCGGGCGTGGTCTCCACGGCACGGTGGACCGGCGTCAGCCTCGCCGACGTGCTGGCCTCGGCGGAGCCGTGGCCCGACGCGGCGCATGTCGCCTTCGGCGCGGCGGACGTCTCCGAGCTCGCCGATCCTCCGCAGCCGTTCGGCGGGTCGGTGCCGATGTCGAAGGCGATGGCCGGCGAGGTCCTGCTCGCGTGGGAGATGGACGGCGCACCGCTGCCGCCGGCGCACGGCGCCCCGGTCCGGGTGGTGGTGCCCGGCTACATCGGCGCGCGCAGCGTCAAGTGGGTCGAGCACATCCACGTGCAGGAACGGCCGTCGGACAACTACTTCCAGGCCACCGCCTACCGGCTGCTACCGGCGGACGCGGACCCGGCGGACGCGCCCGGCACCGGGTTGTCCCTCGGGCCGCTCGCCGTCAACGCCGCGATCCTCACCCCCGGGCAGGGCCAGACGCTGCCGCCCGGGCCGAACCGGATCAGCGGGTACGCCATCGCCGGGGACGGCCGCGGCGTGGCACGCGTCGACGTCCGGGTGGAGACGCCGGGACCGGGCCGGGACACCGGCACCGGCACCGGCCCGGACGCGAACGGTGCCAGCCCTTGGCGGCAGGCCGACCTCGGCCCGGCGCCGAGCCCCTGGGCCTGGCGGCTGTGGGAGACGACCGTGCGGATCCCGCCCGGGCCGGTGGACATCGTCGCGCGCGCCTGGGACACCAGCGCCACCGTGCAGCCGGAACAGCCCGCGACCCTGTGGAACCCGAAGGGCTACGGCAACAACGCCTGGACCCGGGTACGGGTCACCGGCCGAGCCGCCTGA